A single Tachypleus tridentatus isolate NWPU-2018 chromosome 9, ASM421037v1, whole genome shotgun sequence DNA region contains:
- the LOC143226300 gene encoding uncharacterized protein LOC143226300, producing the protein MKKEDETFTITGTTREVDSFEESSSPTILKIDITKEEQEEQCDGASEKNENQSVQVKMEKPGDLLHIDIISKFSYSDDEDQGSSHCNVMNVKTETGFQRDIESRLKEHLVSKNM; encoded by the exons CTACAAGAGAAGTTGATTCCTTTGAAGAAAGTTCCTCACCTACCATTTTGAAGATTGATATAACAAAAGAGGAGCAAGAGGAACAGTGTGATGGAGCATCAGAGAAAAATGAG AACCAATCTGTTCAAGTGAAAATGGAGAAGCCTGGTGATCTGTTACatattgatattatttcaaagtttagttACAGTGATGATGAGGATCAGGGTAGCTCACACTGTAATGTTATgaatgtgaaaacagaaactggATTTCAAAGAGATATTGAATCTAGATTAAAAGAACACCTGGTaagtaaaaacatgtaa